One Bosea sp. 124 genomic window, GCGGTCGAGTGCGCCGTTCAGGCCGATGGCGAGCAGAAGTGCGGCGAGTGCGCCCGCGAAGGCCGCGCCGCGCCAGACGAAGAGGTTGTTCCACCAATCGGCCAGTGTGTTGCCGGCCTTCAGCGCCTTGCCGCGACCGCGCTCCGCTGCGGGCAGGATCGCGGCGATCTCGGCCTCGATCCGGGCCCAGAGGCCGGGCGAGGGCGGGATCTGCGGTGCGGTGGCGTCGACTGCGGCGAGATGGCCGCGCCAGCTCTCCACGGAGGCGGCCAGCGCCGGCTCGCGTTCGATGCGATGCTCCAGCAGCGCCCGGTCTGCGCCCTCCACGAGGCCGAGCACATATTCTCCGGCAAGTGCGTCGCGCTCCTGCGGCGTCGCGTTGATGTCCTGCGAGGGGCTCATCCGAGGCACTCCTTCAGGGAGATCAGCGAGCGCCTGATCCAGGATTTGACGGTGCCGATCGGCAGGTTGAGCCGGCCGGCGATCTCGCCATGGGTCAGACCCTGGACGAAGGCGAGCAGCACGAGGCCTCGCCGCTGCGGCGGCAGCGTCTCCAGGCAGGCGTGCAGGGCCTTGGCGTCGGACAGCTTCGACATGACCGTCTCGGGATCGTCCTCTTCGCTCGCCGCCTCTTCGGCGACAGGGGCATCGCTCGTTTCCGTCCGCTTCTCGTCGCGCAGGATCGAGAGAGAGCGGTTGCGCAGGATCGCATAGATCCAGGTCAGGCCGGCGCCGCGCTGCGGATCGTACCGCGCGGCATGCCGCCAGATCAGGACGAAGGCATCCTGCACCGCCTCCTCGGCCAGGGCGCGGCGTTTGAGCAGGCGCTGCGCCACTCCGATCATACGCGGTGACTCGGCATCATAGATGCGCCTGAGCGCAGATTTATCTCCCGAGGCGCAGGCCAGCAGCGCCGCCTCGATGTCCCTGGCCTTTTCCGTCGACGCGACGTCGCCTGCCATCCCCGTCTCCTTCTTGGCGCCCGCAATTCGAACGCCAACCCCGGTCTACGTTTCTGCCCCCGCTCCGGATGCGGCAATTTTCTTTATTTTTCAATCCGCATCCGGCTGTCGAGGCCGAGCTTATCCGATCCGAGTGCCGCGGCCCGAGAAAGCCCGAGCGGTCGCTCCATGATGAATTCGGAGGAAGACGACATGACCAGGACCACACGCCTTGCGCTGATCGCCTCGACCATTCTCGCCAGCTCTGTTGCTGCGTCCCTGTCTGCACAGGCCGGCATGATCGCCGCGCTGACTGGCGACGACACCCTCACCATGATCGACACCGCGACCCAGAAGGCCGGCAAGTCGATGAAGGTCACCGGCATTTCCGGCAAGATCGCCGGCATCGATGTCCGCCCCGCCGACGGCATGCTCTACGCGCTGACCACGGACGGCACGATCTACACGGTCGATTCCGCCGGCAAGGCGACGATGAAGTCGAAGATGGACACCGTGCTGTCCGCCAGCGCCATGGCGACGGTGGATTTCAACCCTGCCGCCGACCGCCTGCGGGTCATCGGCTCGGACGGCACCAATCTCCGCGTCAATGTCGATGACGGCAAGACCACCGTCGACGGAAAGCTGAAATTCGCCGAGACCGACATGCACAAGGGCGAGACGCCGATGATCGTGGCCGGCGCCTACAGCAATTCCGTCAAGGGCACCAAGGAAACGGCGCTCTACGACATCGACAGCAAGATCGGCGGACTGCTCAAGCAGGCGCCGCCGAATGACGGTGTGCTCGGCGCCGTCGGCAAGCTCGGCGTGATGTCGAAGGCGATCGCCTTCGACATCGAGACCGCCGCGGACGGAACGAATACCGGCTGGCTTCTCGCGGACGGTGCCCTGCACAAGGTCGACCTCGCCACCGGAAAGGCCTCGATGGTCGGAAAGGTGACCGGGCTCAGCGCGCCGGTGCGTGATGTCGCGGCGCTTCCGGCGATGTGACGGCCCGATCCTGAACGACTCTTCGAGAGCCGCCGCCTCGCGAGAGGCGGCGGTTTTCCTTTGAGTTGCAGTCATTTGGTCGTGTTGCGCCGCGCCCGATCCGGCGAGGCCGCGCATTCTCGGGTTCTGCTTCTGGTTTTCGCCACAGTTCTGCGGCCAGTCTGGACACGCCCGACGAACCCGACCGGAGGCGACCGCATGGCGAGCCCGTCCGATGCGCGCAGCGACAGCGTGGGATTGCAGCGTTTCGGCCTCGGCTTCGGGGTAGGTCAGAGCCCGGCGATCAGGGTGGGCGCACGCGACCGCCTGCTTGCCGAGATCGACCGGCGCGCGCTGCCGCAGCCGGCCGGCCTGCCGTTTTCGGGAACAGCGGAGATTGGCGCCGCGCTCTATGCCTTCGAGGATCGCGAGCGGAGCGGGCGCGAGGCGCGGCGTGCCGCCCAGGCAAGCGAGGCGCAGGTCGCGGCCGCTCAGCCGGCACTCGCCCAGTCTGTGCCTGCCGCGCCTGCTTCCTCTACACCCCAGAGCCCGATGGCGCAGCCGAAGCCGGCGGCCGAGCCGGCTCTGCCTTACAGGACCTATCGCCAGGAGGTTCTGGCGCGGGTGCGCCTCGCGCTCGATGCCGAGACCGGCTTCGGCGAGCGGCTGGTGCAGTTCTGGTCGAATCATTTCTGCGTTGGGGCGACCAAGAGCAACCTGACGCGGATCATGGCAGGGGCCTATGAGCGCGAGGCGATCCGGCCACATGTCTTCGGCCGGTTCGAGGAGATGCTGGTCGCAGCCGAGAGCCACCCGGCGATGCTCGATTTCCTCGACAACCGGCTCTCGATCGGCCCGTCCTCCCCGGCCGGCAAACGGCGCGGGCGCGGCCTGAACGAGAACCTCGCCCGCGAAATCCTCGAACTGCATACGCTTGGCGTATCGGGCGGCTATGCTCAGGTCGACGTTACCAATCTCGCCCGCATCATCACTGGCTGGACGGTGGTCGGTCGCGAGGCGGTACTGGGCTTTCCGGGGTCGTTTGCCTTCAATGCAGGGCTGCACGAGCCGGGCGCGCCGCCGCTGCTCGGCAAGCCCTATGGCCAGCCGGGCAAGGAGAAGGGGCTGGCTGCGCTGGGCGATCTCGCCCGCCATCCCGCCACCGCCGATTTCATCGCGATCAAGCTGGTGCGGCATTTCGTGGCCGACGACCCGCCGCCCGCACTGGTGCGCGCCCTTTCGGCCGTGTTCCGGCGGACTGAGGGCGATCTCGCCGCCGTCTCGCGGGCGCTGCTCGAGTCGGATGCGGCGTGGCGGGCCGAGCCGACGAAGATCCGCTCGCCTCAGGAGTTCCTGATCGCGGCCTTCCGGGCGCTCGGGCGCAAGCCCGATTTCGGCCAGATCATCGGGCCGCTCGGTGTCATAGGCCAGCCGCTCTGGCAGCCCGCCGGTCCCAACGGCTATCCCGACGGCAACGAGGCCTGGGCCTCGCCCGAGGGCATCAAGACGCGCATCGACGTCGCCGCCGGCTGGGGCCGGCAGGCGGCGGGCAACGTGCCCGATCCGCGCCTGCTGACTGAGGATATCCTCGGGCCGCTGCTGTCGCCGGAGACGCGCCAGGCGGTGGCGCGGGCCGAGAGCAGGCCGCAGGCGCTGGCCCTGATGCTGATGTCGCCCGAGTTCCAGCGGAGGTGAGCCCGATGGTCGATGACGACGACGATTGCGAACGGATGACGCCGTCGCGCCGCGCCATGCTGGGCGCGGCAGGCGCTCTGTTCGCTTGGTCCTTCGTGCCGAAATTCGCCTATGCGGCGGCGGGCAGCCGAGACCCGCGCTTCCTGCTGGTGGTGCTGCGCGGTGCGCTCGACGGCTTGTCGGCGGTGCCGCCGATCGGCGATCCCGACTATGCGGGCCTGCGTGAGGACATCGCGCTGATGCGCGACGGGCCGGATGCAGCGCTGCCGCTCGACGGCTTCTTCTACCTTCACCCGGCGATGCCGAACCTGGCGCGGCTCTACGCCTCGGGCCAGGCCTCGATCGTCCATGCCGCCGCCACAGGCTATCGCGAGCGCTCGCATTTCGATGGGCAGGATGTGCTGGAGAGCGGGCAGGCGGGGCCGGGACGGACCGAGAGCGGCTGGCTCAACCGGCTGATCGCCAGTCTGCCGCCGGGTGAGGGCGTCTCACGGCGCGGCGTGCTCGGCGTCGGCGTCGTTCCGCCGCTGGTCGTGCGCGGCGAGGCGCCGATCCTCGGCTGGGCGCCGCCGCGCATGGCGCGCGCGGGGCCGGATCTGATCCAGCGCCTCGGGGATCTCTATGGCCAGCGCGATCCGGGGCTGGCGCGTGCGCTCAGCCAGGCGGGCCTGACCGAGGGCATCGCGCAGCGCCGCGGCATGGGCAGCGAGGTGAGAGGCGGCGGCGGGCCCGACAGTGCGGATGGCATGAAGCGCATCGCGGAAGGCGCGGCTGCGCTCGTCGGCGCCGATGACGGGCCGCGTATCGCCGCTCTCGCCTTCGAGGGCTGGGATACGCATGCGAACGAGGGCGGCGCGAAGGGGCGGCTGGCGCAATTGCTCGGTGGTCTCGACGGCGCGCTGGCGAGCTTCGAGGCGGGGTTGAAGCCGGTCTGGAACGATACCGTCGTGATGGTGGTGACGGAGTTCGGCAGGACGGCGAAGGTCAACGGCACGGTCGGCACCGATCACGGCACCGGCACGGTCGCCTTCCTGGTCGGCGGGGCGGTCAAGGGCGGGCGGATGATCGCCGACTGGCCGGGGCTGAAGCTAGAACAACTCCATGAGAAGCGCGACCTGAAGCCGACGACGGACATCCGCGCGGTGGCGAAGGGCGTGGTCTCGGAGCTGTTTGGCCTGTCGGGGCCGGTGCTGGCGGAGAAGGTGTTTCCGGGGACCGGCGGACTTGCGCCGCTGGCGGGACTGGTGGGGTAGGCGCCCCTTATGCTGGGGCAAAGACCCGAGCATCTCCAGCAAGAGATTCCCGGCTCGCAGCCATGCTGAGCCCGAGAATGACGCAAGCCTTCAAGCCCAGGCGCGCTGCTTCAGCTTGTCCTCGAAGGCTGCGATCTTCGGCGCCTTCTCCATGGTCAGGCCGATGTCGTCGAGGCCGTTCATCAGGCAGTGCTTGCGGAACGGGTCGATGTCGAAGGTCACGGTGCCGCCATCGGGGCCCTTGATCTCCTGCTTTTCGAGATCGACCGTCAGCGTCGCGTTCGAGCCGCGCTCGGCGTCGTCGAACAGCTTCTCGAGGTCCTCCGGGCTGACCACGATCGGCAGGATGCCGTTCTTGAAGCAGTTGTTGTAGAAAATATCGGCGAAGGAGGTCGAGATCACGCAGCGGATGCCGAAATCGAGCAGGGCCCAGGGCGCATGCTCGCGCGACGAGCCGCAGCCGAAATTGTCGCCGGCAACCAGGATCTCGGACTTGCGATAGGCTGGCTGGTTCAGCACGAAGTCGGGGTTCTCCGAGCCGTCCTCCTTGTAGCGCATCTCCGAGAACAGCGCGGTGCCAAGCCCGGTGCGCTTGATCGTCTTGAGGTACTGCTTGGGGATGATCATGTCGGTGTCGACATTGATCACCTTCAAGGGCGCGGGGGTCGAGGTCAGCGTGGTGAAGGGCTGCATGGGAAACTCCTGATCGACAGTTCTTTAGCCGAACTGCGTGGCGCCGCAAAGATGGCCCAAGCCCCTGACGGCATTGCGCGCGCGTCAAGGCGCGGCCGTCAGATATAGGCGATGTAGCGCCCGGCCGCCGCGACGCCGAGCCAGATCACGAGCGAGAGCGCAGCGGGCAGCCGTGCGGCTCGCGCGGTCATGCCGGGGTAGCCGCGCTTCAGCGCCCGCTCCATCCAGACCACGTTGAGGAGCCCGACCGCAATCAGCGCCAGCTTGATCTGGAAGGAGGGGTTGCGGATGATCGCGCTCGCCTCCGGCGTGAACAGGATGAGGCCGCTGGCCAGCAGTACGCAGAAGGCACCAATCGCGACCGGGCGGAAGCGGCGGATGACGGCGTCCGTGGCGTCGTCACGCAGTGCGCCGAGGACACGCAGATCCATGATCGCGACGCTGGCGAAGAAGACCAGCACCGCCAGCACATGCATGACATTGGCGATCGGATAGATCAGCACGGCGTCACGGATGCCCAGGCCGAAGGCCGAGCGCTCGAGCGTCTGCAGGATGGCGATGCCGGCATGCTCCACGCTGGCTCACCTCAACTCGAAGCGCTTGCCGGCGACCTCGATCCACTCCGCCCGCATCTCGCCCGGCTTGACGCGGCTGGGATAGCCATAGGCGGTGATCGTCGTGCCGACCGTGATCAGCTCCTGCAAGGCGCCGCGCGCCTGCATGCGGGAGGGCGGCGCGAAGGTCAGTTCCCAGTCCTTGCCGTCGGCGGTGATGTCGGCATGGACATGCGGGTTGACGTATTCGAGCGTCTTGACCGGCCCGGTCAGCGTGACAGGGTTCTGCGCATCGTAGGAGCCCCAGCCGTGATGGGCAAGGGCGGCTGCGGGCAGGATGAGGCCAAGGGCAGCGAAGGCGAGGCGGCGCATGGTCGGTCTCCGCATTCGTGTTCGGAGCCGAAGGTTAGAGCCGTTCGAGGCGGCGTCAATGAGGCGCCATTTGCGGGGCCGCGTTCACGGATGTGTCATTGTTGCCTCAAGCCCGACTGGCGCCCCGCGCGCGGATGCCGTGCATCACAGCTGCGCGGTCAGCAGCTTGAAGCTGGCGAAGGCGAAGAAGGCGGCGAGAACGGCTTCCGCCCGGCGCCGGACCCGGCGGTAGCCCGCGATCATCGGCGCGCTGGAAAACAGGATGGCGTAGCCCTGGTTGATCGCCAGCGAGATCAGCGCGCAGCCGATGACGATGGCGTAGACGATCAGTGCGGGTGCGTCTGGGCGCAGGCCGAGCGCGATGATCGCGGTCCAGCTCAGGATCGCCTTGGGATTGGTGATGTGCATGAGATAGCCGCGCAGAAAGGTGCGGCGCCCGGAAACGGCGGCTTTCGGCGCCGGCATGTCCGTGCGCATCGCCGAACGGGCCGAGCGCCAGGCCAGGAAGAGCAGGTAGAGCCCGCCGACGATCTTGATGACGTAGAGCGCGCCCGGATGGCCCGCGACGAGAGCCGAGACGCCGATGGCAGCGAGGATGCCCCAGCTCAGCGAGCCGGCGGTGACGCCGAGCGCCAGCGTCATGCCGGCGCGCCGGCCGCGCTCCATCGATGTCGCCATGACCGCGAGGTTGCTGGGGCCGGGGCTGGCGACGGCGAGGATGAAGGCCGAATAGACCAGGGTCAGAGCCGGCAGGTGCCGGGCGAGGTCGTCGAGCATCGTCTAGCGTTCCGCTCCGGCTTCGATGGCTTCCATGTCGTCGTCGGAAAAACCGAAATGATGGCCTATCTCGTGGACCAGAACATGGGTGACGATGCCGCCCAGCGTCTCGTCATGCTCGGCCCAGTAATCCAGGATCGGGCGGCGATAGAGATGGATCGTATTGGGCATCTGGCCGGTCTGCGGGGTATAGCCCTGCTGCGGCAGGCCGATGCCGGTGAACAGGCCGAGGATGTCGAAGGGGCTCTCGGCTTCGAGTTCCTTGCAGATTTCGTCCTCGGGGAACTCGGTGACGTTGAAGATGACGTCGGCGCAGAGTGCGCGGAACTCGTCCGGCAGCCGGTCGAAGGCAGCCTGCGCCATGACTTCGAAGGCGGCAATGGAGGGCGCCTGGGCGTCGTCCCAGCCGATGTCCGCAGACCCCTGCGCTATGAGGCCGGCGCCGGCCGATGCACGGATATCGGGAACGCTGCCCATCACCAGGCCTTGAGCTGATGGCCGAGCCACCAGGCCAGCACGATCACGCCGAGCAGTGAGAGCGAGCGGCCGATACGCCGGCCCCAGAGCTCGATTTTGTCGCCCTGCGGCGCGTCCGAGCCGGTGAAATGGTCGGCCGCTCGGCCCATGGATGAGCCGAGCAGGCTTTCGCTGTCGCGCTTGACGCGGCCGAGCGCGGCTTGTGCCTCGGCGGCGCGGGCGGCTTCGCGGGGATCGTTCGACATGCGCTCTCTCCCCGCGGTCGCGTCAGCCCAACTGCCTCACATCGACGAAATGCCCGACCAGCGCGGCCGCGGCGGCCATCTGCGGCGAGACGAGATGCGTCCGGCCGCGATAGCCCTGACGGCCCTCGAAGTTGCGGTTCGAGGTCGAGGCGGCGCGCTGGCCCGGCTTGAGCTGGTCGGGGTTCATGCCGAGGCACATCGAGCAGCCCGGCTCGCGCCATTCGAAGCCCGCGGCGAGGAAGATCTTGTCCAGCCCCTCAGCCTCCGCCTGCTGCTTCACGAGACCCGAGCCCGGAACGATCATGGCGTAGTCGAGCGAACCGGCGATCTTCTTGCCGTCGACGATCTTCGCCACCGCGCGCAGATCCTCGATGCGGCCGTTGGTGCAGGAGCCGATCCAGATGACGTCGAGCGGGATGTCGGTCATCTTCGTGCCGGCGATCAGGCCCATATAGTCGAGCGCGCGCTGCTTGGACGAGCGCTTGGTCTCGTCCTCGATCAGCGCCGGGTCGGGCACGGCGCCCGCGACCGAGATCACGTCCTCGGGGCTCGTGCCCCAGGAGACGATCGGCGGCAGGTTGTTGGCGTCGAGACGGACGATGCGGTCGAAATGCGCGCCCTCGTCGGTGTAGAGCGTCTCCCAGTAGCGCACGGCTTCGTCCCAGGCAGCGCCGTGGGGCGCTTTCGGACGGCCCTTGAGATAGGCGTAGGACTTCTCGTCGGGGGCGACCATGCCGGCGCGGGCGCCGCCTTCGATCGACATGTTGCAGACCGTCATGCGGCCTTCCATCGAGAGGGCGCGGATGGCGTCGCCGGCATATTCGATGACCGAGCCGGTGCCGCCGGCCGTGCCGATCTCGCCGATGATCGCGAGCGTGATGTCCTTGGCGGTGACGCCCTTGGCCAGCGTGCCGTCGACCTGGACGAGCATGTTCTTGGCCTTCTTCTGGATCAGCGTCTGGGTGGCGAGCACATGCTCGACCTCCGAGGTGCCGATGCCATGCGCCAGTGCGCCAAAAGCACCATGCGTCGAGGTGTGGCTGTCGCCGCAGACGATCGTCGTGCCGGGCAGGGTGAAGCCCTGCTCGGGGCCGACGATGTGGACGATGCCCTGGCGGATATCGAGTTCGTTGAAATACTCGACGCCGAAGTCCTTGGCGTTCTTCGCCAGCGCCTCGACCTGGATGCGGCTTTCCTCTTCCGCGATGCCCTTGGAGCGGTCGGTGGTCGGGATGTTGTGGTCGACGACGGCCAGCGTCTTGGTCGGCGCGTGAACCTTGCGGCCGGTCATGCGCAGGCCCTCGAAGGCCTGCGGGCTCGTCACCTCATGAACGAGGTGGCGGTCGATATAGAGCAGGCAGGTGCCGTCCTCCTGCCGGTCGACGATATGGTCGTCGAAGATCTTGTCGTAGAGCGTGCGGGGTGCGGAAGTCGCGGTCATGGCGATAAGCCTCGGTGTCCTGGAGTCGGTCTGAAAAGTGAGGCCGGCTCGGTGGGCCGGCGCGCGTATCGCATTCGCCTGTCGCCGGCCAGTCGGCCGGTCTCAGGCGAGGCTAAGGCCCGCGGCGATCGAGGCGGTGAAGCGACCAAAGAAGCGCCAGGGCAGGCGGGCATGGTCATGCAGCGCGGCGAACCCCTGGGTCGTGGGAATGCGGCGCGTGTTCGCCTCGGGGCGAACAACGCAGAGCCTGCCATCCTCGACTGCACGGAGCGCGATCATGGCCCTGTCTCTATCAGTTCCAGACTGCGGCGGCAACGAAGCCGGCGATGGTGGGGAGCGTGCGGCACGCAGGGCAAGCCGGCTCGTGGAGCCCGCGGATTCCGGCCACTCGGAATGAGGGCCCTGGCGACGACCTCGTCACGAAAAAACGCGGCCCCGAAGGACCGCGTCTATAAACTTCTCGCGCTGCTGCCAATCTTATCTTGGCGCAGGTCTTACTTGGCTTCGGCCTTCGCGCCCTTGGGCGGACGGGCCTCGACGCGCTCGGCGATACGGGCCGACTTGCCGCGACGATCGCGCAGGTAATACAGCTTGGCGCGGCGCACCTTGCCCTTGCGGATGACCTTGATCGAATCGAGGTTCGGCGAAAACAGCGGGAAGACGCGCTCGACGCCCTCGCCATAGGAAATCTTGCGGACGGTGAAGCTCTGGTTGAGGCCGCCGCCGTTGCGGGCGATGCAGACGCCTTCATAGGCCTGAACGCGGCTGCGCTCGCCTTCTTTGACCTTCACATTGACCTGGACGGTGTCGCCGGGCTGGAAGTGCGGGATCTCGCGACCTTCGCTGAGCTTGGCGATCTGCTCTTTGTCGAGCTGTTCGATGATGTTCATAGGGTCTCTCCAATTGCCGTTGTCGCGCTTGATCTGCGCGGGCGTTCGGCACGCTGTTTTCAGTTGAGTGCGCGGGCCATACAGGAGAACCGGGCGCTTGTCGAGCGACTGGCGCGGCGCACGGCGGCTGGCGCCCGCGACAAGGCCGTGCATAGGCTGGGCCCAACGAGAATGACAGCCACCGGGTCGGAAAACATGCCTCAGGACATCATCAAGGTCGCCCTCGTCACGGGCGCCGCGCGCGGCATCGGGCTTGCCACCGCGAAACGCTTTCTCGGGGAGGGCTGGCAGGTCGCGTTGCTCGACATCGATGCGGTGACGCTCGAGGCAGCCGTCGCCGGGATCGCGCGGCCTGAAGCCACGCTGGCGCTGCCCTGCGACGTGTCCGATCCGGCTGCGGTCGAAGCCGCCTTCGCGGCGCTCCGCGCGCGCTTCGGGCGGCTCGACGCATTGGTCAACAATGCCGGCACGGCGGTGTTCAAGCCGCTGCTGGAAACCAGCCTCGCCGAGTGGAACCGGGTGCTCGCGGTCAACCTGACCGGCCCGTTCCTGACGACGCAGCTCGCGGCGCCGCTGATGGCAGATGCGGGCGGCGGCGCCATCGTCAACATCACCTCGATCTCGGGCCTGCGCGCCTCGACGCTGCGCGTCGCCTACGGTACCTCGAAGGCGGCGCTCGGCCATCTCACCAAGCAGCAGGCGGCGGAACTCGCCGGCCTGGGCATCCGCGTCAATGCAGTGGCGCCCGGCCCGGTCGAGACCGCCATGGCGGCGGCGGTCCACAGCCCCGAGATCAGGGCCGACTATCGCGACGCCATTCCGCTCGCGCGCTACGGGCTGGAGGAGGAGCTGGCCTCGGCGATCTTCTTCCTGTGCAGCGACAAGGCGAGCTACATCACCGGCCAGACGCTGGCGGTCGATGGCGGCTTCGATGCGGTCGGCATCGGGCTGGCGACGCTGCGGGGGGAGCGGCGGAACCTGTGAGAGGCGGTCGGGCCCGCTTCCGACCGATACCGTTGAAAAAGTCGTCGTTGCCGCGGGTATGAAGTCCTGATTCAGTTGTCCTTGGTCGGAGGGCGGCGCGATGATGGGCGAGCGACAGGTGGCGCAGGAGGCGTTGTTCTACGAGTTCAGCCTGGAGCGGCACGTCCCGGCCGATCATTGGGTCCGAGCCATCGACCGCTTCGTCGATCTCTCTGATATCCGCGCGCATCTGCGTCCGTTCTACAGCGAGATGGGTCGGCCCTCGATCGATCCGGAGCTGATGATCCGGATGCTGCTCGTCGGCTACTGCTTCGGCATCCGGTCCGAGCGCCGCCTGTGCGAGGAAGTCCACCTGAACCTCGCCTATCGCTGGTTCTGTCGGCTCGGGCTCGAGGGCGCCGTTCCCGATCACTCGACCTTCTCGAAGAACCGGCATGGTCGTTTCCGCGAGAGCGATCTTCTGAGGGAGTTGTTCGAGACGACCGTCCGGCGCTGCATCGCGGAGGGGCTCGTCGGCGGCGAGGGCTTCGCGGTCGATGCCAGCCTGGTCAAGGCCGACGCCAACAAGCAGCGCTCGGCGGCGGCCTCCGAAGTGGTCGACTGGGACGATCTCGCCCGGACGCGCCGGTCGGTGCGCGAGTATCTCGACACGCTCGACGAGGCCGCCTGGGGCGCCGCCAGCGAGGCGAAGCCGAAGTTCGTCTCGCGCTCCGATCCAGCGGCGCAATGGACTGGCGCCCTGAAGGGACACGCCTTCTTCGCCTATGCCACCAACTATCTGATCGATCTCGACCACGCCGTCATCGTTGATGTCGAGGCCAGCCGTGCCATCCGGCAGGCAGAGGTCGGCTCGGCCCGGACCATGCTCGACCGAACGCAGGAGCGCTTCGGCCTCTGGCCGGCCAGATTAGCTGCTGACAGCGCCTACGGCTCGGCCGAGAACCTCGCCTGGCTGGTGCATGAGCGCGGGATCGAGCCGCACATCCTGGTCTTCGACAAATCGCAGCGCAGCGACGGCACCTTCAGCCGCTCCGACTTCGCCTATGACCACGCCCGCGATCTCTACACCTGCCCGGGCGGGAAGGAGCTTCACCAATATCGGCGGCGCTTCGGTATCAGCCGCGAGGGCGTCGATCCCGAAGGCTTCATGCGCTACCGCGCCAGCAAGTTGGACTGCGACGCCTGCTCGCTGAAACCGCAGTGCTCGCCCAACACGCCGGCTCGCAAGATCCTGCGCTCGATCCACGAGGGCGCCCGCGACATGGCCAGGGACATCGCCGAGACCGATGCCTATGTCGCCTCGCGGCGAGAGCGGAAGAAGGTCGAGATGCTGTTCGCTCACCTGAAGCGCATCCTGAAACTCGATCGCCTGCGCCTACGCGGACCGAACGGCGCCAGAGACGAGTTCCACCTCGCTGCGGCAGCCCAAAACCTCCGGAAGCTCGCAAAGCTCCTGCCGAACGGACCCCAGTTCAGGCCTGCATGAGAGGGCGAGGATCAATCGGCCAAATCCGAAACGCCCTCGCGTCCCTCTTAAGACCGACTTTTTCAACGACATCGACCCGTTGCTGACATCCCGAAGGTCTGCTCCTGGGGGATGCAATGAGATCGACAGCCGCGCGGCCGGGCTGAACTCAATCTCAAGCGGACTCTGAGGCGGCCGAGGCGCCTTGTCGTCAGCGAAAGAGGTTCGGGGGCAGCGGCGGCTCCGCATTGAGCAGCGTCATCGTCACCCGACGGTTCGACGAGAGGTAGGGATTGTCGGGGAAGACCGGCTCGGTGTCGGCGCGTCCCACCACGGAGAAAAAGTGGTCGCTGGGGAGCCCGGCGCCCGACAGGATCTCGCGCACGGCGAGCGCGCGCCCGGTGGTGAGGCTCCAGGGTTCGACGGCCCCCACCGAGCCCGGGCGCGCGGCGGCCGTGTGGCCGGTGACACGCAGGCGGTTGGGCAGCCGGCGCAGGGTGGGCGCGAGCGCCTCCAGCACGCGACGGGTGCGCTCGTAGGGGTCGACCGAGCCCTCGCGGAACATGGAGCGGCCGTCCTCGTCCACGAGGGAAACGTCCACCCCCTCCTTGGTCGCCTCGATCACGATGTTGCGCGACAGCTCGGCAATGTCGGGCAGGTTCTGGAGCGCCTGCCGGAGGCTGGCTATGGCGCTGTGGTTGGCCTGCACGCTGGCGGC contains:
- a CDS encoding DUF6152 family protein; this translates as MRRLAFAALGLILPAAALAHHGWGSYDAQNPVTLTGPVKTLEYVNPHVHADITADGKDWELTFAPPSRMQARGALQELITVGTTITAYGYPSRVKPGEMRAEWIEVAGKRFELR
- a CDS encoding sigma-70 family RNA polymerase sigma factor, which translates into the protein MAGDVASTEKARDIEAALLACASGDKSALRRIYDAESPRMIGVAQRLLKRRALAEEAVQDAFVLIWRHAARYDPQRGAGLTWIYAILRNRSLSILRDEKRTETSDAPVAEEAASEEDDPETVMSKLSDAKALHACLETLPPQRRGLVLLAFVQGLTHGEIAGRLNLPIGTVKSWIRRSLISLKECLG
- a CDS encoding DUF4394 domain-containing protein, whose product is MTRTTRLALIASTILASSVAASLSAQAGMIAALTGDDTLTMIDTATQKAGKSMKVTGISGKIAGIDVRPADGMLYALTTDGTIYTVDSAGKATMKSKMDTVLSASAMATVDFNPAADRLRVIGSDGTNLRVNVDDGKTTVDGKLKFAETDMHKGETPMIVAGAYSNSVKGTKETALYDIDSKIGGLLKQAPPNDGVLGAVGKLGVMSKAIAFDIETAADGTNTGWLLADGALHKVDLATGKASMVGKVTGLSAPVRDVAALPAM
- a CDS encoding DUF1501 domain-containing protein; protein product: MVDDDDDCERMTPSRRAMLGAAGALFAWSFVPKFAYAAAGSRDPRFLLVVLRGALDGLSAVPPIGDPDYAGLREDIALMRDGPDAALPLDGFFYLHPAMPNLARLYASGQASIVHAAATGYRERSHFDGQDVLESGQAGPGRTESGWLNRLIASLPPGEGVSRRGVLGVGVVPPLVVRGEAPILGWAPPRMARAGPDLIQRLGDLYGQRDPGLARALSQAGLTEGIAQRRGMGSEVRGGGGPDSADGMKRIAEGAAALVGADDGPRIAALAFEGWDTHANEGGAKGRLAQLLGGLDGALASFEAGLKPVWNDTVVMVVTEFGRTAKVNGTVGTDHGTGTVAFLVGGAVKGGRMIADWPGLKLEQLHEKRDLKPTTDIRAVAKGVVSELFGLSGPVLAEKVFPGTGGLAPLAGLVG
- a CDS encoding DUF1800 family protein, with protein sequence MASPSDARSDSVGLQRFGLGFGVGQSPAIRVGARDRLLAEIDRRALPQPAGLPFSGTAEIGAALYAFEDRERSGREARRAAQASEAQVAAAQPALAQSVPAAPASSTPQSPMAQPKPAAEPALPYRTYRQEVLARVRLALDAETGFGERLVQFWSNHFCVGATKSNLTRIMAGAYEREAIRPHVFGRFEEMLVAAESHPAMLDFLDNRLSIGPSSPAGKRRGRGLNENLAREILELHTLGVSGGYAQVDVTNLARIITGWTVVGREAVLGFPGSFAFNAGLHEPGAPPLLGKPYGQPGKEKGLAALGDLARHPATADFIAIKLVRHFVADDPPPALVRALSAVFRRTEGDLAAVSRALLESDAAWRAEPTKIRSPQEFLIAAFRALGRKPDFGQIIGPLGVIGQPLWQPAGPNGYPDGNEAWASPEGIKTRIDVAAGWGRQAAGNVPDPRLLTEDILGPLLSPETRQAVARAESRPQALALMLMSPEFQRR
- the leuD gene encoding 3-isopropylmalate dehydratase small subunit; protein product: MQPFTTLTSTPAPLKVINVDTDMIIPKQYLKTIKRTGLGTALFSEMRYKEDGSENPDFVLNQPAYRKSEILVAGDNFGCGSSREHAPWALLDFGIRCVISTSFADIFYNNCFKNGILPIVVSPEDLEKLFDDAERGSNATLTVDLEKQEIKGPDGGTVTFDIDPFRKHCLMNGLDDIGLTMEKAPKIAAFEDKLKQRAWA
- a CDS encoding DUF6644 family protein, yielding MEHAGIAILQTLERSAFGLGIRDAVLIYPIANVMHVLAVLVFFASVAIMDLRVLGALRDDATDAVIRRFRPVAIGAFCVLLASGLILFTPEASAIIRNPSFQIKLALIAVGLLNVVWMERALKRGYPGMTARAARLPAALSLVIWLGVAAAGRYIAYI
- a CDS encoding anti-sigma factor; this translates as MSPSQDINATPQERDALAGEYVLGLVEGADRALLEHRIEREPALAASVESWRGHLAAVDATAPQIPPSPGLWARIEAEIAAILPAAERGRGKALKAGNTLADWWNNLFVWRGAAFAGALAALLLAIGLNGALDRAKRQPLMVAVLLTDANIAAAVVNTFADGRVEMVPLQNIAVPEGKALEIWTLWDRAVGPRSVGLIDRARTTPLRLDQLPLGKDQLFEITIENATGSPTGRPTGPIVAKGTTSQAL